The genomic region GCCGCAGCCGATATCGAGGACCGCTTCTCCCGGCTTCAGCCTCGCGAAACTCAGCATCTTCTCGCGGAAAGCGCGCTCGCGGCCGTAGGTCAGAAACCAGGCCAGAATGTCGTAGAGGGCGGCGGAGTGCAGCAGGATGCCGATATGCGGCGTCTTCGCCGCTCCGGGGACCGATTTTTCGGTGGTGGCGGTCAGTGAACGGTGAGCGCGGGGCCAGATAACCAAGACGGCAATGATCGCGAGTGCGCCGACATGAAGGAGGAGAACAGGAATTCCCAGGGAGAAGATCGCATTTGCCTGCCCTAGCAGGGCAAGCGCCGCGACCACCAGGACGAGTTTGATAACGACTGCCGCCCGCAGCGGAAGCCTTCCGTGAATTTTCTCAAAAAAGCTGGGGTGCATGGCGTCTCTCCTGTCGGCCTGGTTCGCTTCGAACCGTCTGCAGGAGCATAAGATACTGGACGGCGTGTCCAGTATCCGTTTTACTGGGCGCGGCGCGCCATAACGCCCAATATTGGACAGGTTGGTGGCTTGTGACCGAAAAGGGACAGCATCAGTGACCGCCGGATCGATCGATCGCCGTGTCGCCCGAACCCGGAGCCGCCTGCAACAGGCGCTGCTCAAGCTGACTGCCGAAAAAGAATATGGAGCGGTCACCGTCGAGGACATCTGCAGGGAAGCCGATGTCGGACGCTCGACCTTCTACACGCATTATCCCGATAAGGAGTGCCTGAGAAAGGCAACGATCGACGAGCATATGAAGAGCCTGCAGGCGCGCGGTGCCGAGCGTCATTCGATGCGAGACTTCGAGAGCTTCTCCTTCAGCGGGCCGGCATTTGCGCATGCTTATGCAACGCGGGAGATGCATCGGGGGCTGATGGGCGGGACAAAGCGCGAAATACCGAAAGAGATCCGCGACTGGATCAGCGGGCAAATACGCCGCGAACTGGCTGGCATCGCAGATGGTGGCAAGGATCGGGTGAGGCTTGAGATCGCCACGCGCTTCGTTACCGGCGCGTTCTTCGAGGTCATGCACTGGTGGCTTGACGGAGATGGAAGACTGCCTCCGCAAGAGGTCGACCGGATGTTCCAGAAATTGGCCTTCGACGGGGTAGGCACGGCTCTCGCCGCGCACGACGATGGCGGCGGCTAAACCGCTATGCTCGCAAGCGACCATTGAAGTGAGCGGAAAGGCATGGGGGAGTCGGGAAAAGTGGCCGATAAGGGAGTTGCCCTAAGGATCGGCGAGGCCATGGAGGGCAGGTTTTCCACCGATGGCGCTTTGACATTATTAAGTCGCATATTCGGAATTCGGTTCATCCGATGTTCCAAGTCATACAGCAGCAGGGCGGCGACATGAATTTCATCAGGATCGTGGCAGTGTTTGCCATCTCAACGCCCGCTATCCCAGCTTTGGCGGATCCCTATCAGGAGGCCGTGGACGGGCTGATGCGAGCGTCTTTCCGGCATATGGAGCAGACCTACATCTGCCGCGGCCTGACCGGTCTTTCGCGGTACCAGGACGCACTCGTTGCGGCTGAAAATGCCGTCCGTTTAACCGGGGTGCCCACCGACTTGGCAATGTCGACTGTGGCGAAAATGGCTTCCAATATTGAGACAGCACCTCAGCGAGTGCGTCAGCCCAGTCTCAGCGATTGCGCGGTCGGCGTCACCCGTACGAAGCAGGAGCTTCTGGGCTGGGGGGCGAAGTTTCGTCGCGCACAAGAGTGACTTCCCCAGGGCCGCCATTTTGGCTTCGTTGGCATCACGTCAGCCAAGGGCGCGACCACCGACATCACCGCATGAAGATCTCGTGAATCGCGACCGCGACGAGGATCACGCCGGCGGCCGCCTCGAGCGTCTTCGCTGCCGTGACCAGCAGCTCACGCCGGGTGGCGAGCAACCTCTCGATCCGCGTCCGGAAGAACACCGTGGCCAGCGCGACGCTTGAGAGCGTCAGTGTCACCCCGGTCATCATCACGATCGCGAACATGATACCGGCCTCAGGTACACCGCGCGACATGGCGAAGGTCATGACAAATAAGGTCAGAGGACAGGGGATGAGGCCGGCCATGAAGCCGACGGCGACGCTCTCGCCTTCGCCATGGTGATGCGGGGGGCGGAACAGGGCGCTCCAAAGCATCCAGACGCCGATCGCGCCGAGCAGGCCGCGGCTGACGTCCTCCAGCAGCGGGGCCGAACCGGCGCTGCCGAGCATGACCGAGACCAGCGGTAGCGAGAACAGCGCGATCAGCACTGCCATGGTCACGTGCGTCACCGACAGCGCGATCGACACCGTGAGACCGCGGGTCATCCCTGCCGACGATCCCGTCAGGTAGGTGGCGAGCACGGCCTTGCTGTGGCCAGGCGTCAGCGCATGCACCGCGCCGAAGACGATGCCCATGGGGAGAAAGGCGAGGAAGGCCGTCCAGCCGCCGCCATTCGCGAAGGTTTTGATGTGTTCGGCGAAGGCGAGATAGATGTCCCGCTGAATGTCTATTATCGTTTGCAGCAAAGCCCTTATGCCCAGTTGAGTGCGATGCCCGCGACGGTCAGGTAGCGTGTTATCTTGGAGATCGCCACCAGCACCACAAAATGCGTTAGTGGCTCTTTCATGACCCCTGCGGCCACGGTGATCGGGTCGCCGACGATCGGCATCCAGCTCAAGAGCAGCGACCACTTGCCGTAACGGTGATACCAGCGTTGAGCCCGTTCAAGCCCGGCGTCGCTTGCCGGGAACCAGTGCCTGCTCCGGAAACGCTCGATGCCGCGGCCGATCAGCCAGTTCACGACTGAGCCGAGCACATTGCCGAGGCTCGCTATGGCAATGAGCAGCCATGGCGAGTAGCCGGCGACCAGCAACCCTGCCAACGCAGCCTCCGACTGCATCGGTAGGATCGTGGCGGCAGCGAGCGCCACCGCAAACAGCCCCGCGTATGCGGTGAGGTCGCTCATCGTTCCGCAGGCCAGTCGGGATGGTGGCTGTCGATCACGAAGACATGGGTATGCTTGTGTGCGTTACCGACTGGCGTCGCTCCGGCGAGGTGGGGATGGTCCTCGGCAAGCTCTTCGTGGACGTGCTCGATCTCGTCGGGATCATGCGCGGGCCAGAGCCGCGTCGCAGCGACGATCGCGGTTGTGGCGATCACGCCGAGTGTGCCGAACGTCGCCGGCAGACCGACCGTCGCGCCAAGCCATCCGGCGAGCGGATAGGTGATCAGCCAGCAGGCATGCGACAGCGCGAACTGTGCCGCAAAAAGCGCCGGCCGGTCCTCCGGATGCGATGACCGGCGCAGCAGCCGGCCGGATGGCGTCTGCGTCAGCGAATAGCCGAGGCCGATGGCGACCCACAGCGGCAGCAGCAGTGCAAAGCTCTGGACGAACACGCCGATGAACAGACCGGCGGCGAGTACCGCGGCACCCGCCAGCATGGCAGCCCGGTCCGGCCTTTTGTCGAGAAGTCGTGGCAGCAGCAGCGCGGCGATCATCGAGCCACCGCCGAAAGCCGCTAGAGCGATAGCCGTCGCACGCTGCGTGAGCCCGAATTCCGCCTGGACCAGCACCACGGTGTTGACGATGACCATCGATCCGGCCGCCGCCACCGCGAGGTTGAGCGCGAGCAGGCCGCGCAGCCGCGGCGTGGCAAGATAGATGCGCAGACCCCGTGTCGTCCGGTCATAGATGCCGCGCCGCTCCGCCGCCTTCGGGCTCGGCAGCACGACCGAGATGACCAGGGCCGCCGAAGCGAGGAAGCCGATCACGGTGCCCGCGAACAGACTATGGAAGCTGACAACGGTCAGCAGAGCGGCTGCGAGCATCGGACTTGCGACGCTCTCGAGATCATAGGCAAGACGCGACAGCGAAAGCGCCCGCGTATACTCCTTCTCGTCTGGCAGGACGTCGGGAATGGTCGCCTGGAAGGTCGGCGTGAAGGCGGCCGACGCCGATTGCAGCACGAAGATCAGGACATAGACCTGCCAGACCTCGCTGACGAACGGCAGCAACAGCGCTACCGCGCCACGGACGAGATCGAGGCAGACGAGCATCGCGCGGCGCGGAAGCCGCTCGGCGAAGGCGGCGGCGACGGGCGCGACGCCGACATAGGCGATCATCTTGATGGCGAGCGCCGTGCCGAGCACCGCCCCCGCCTCGGCCCCCGCCAGATCATAGGCGAGAAGGCCGAGTGCGACGGTGGCGAGGCCGGTTCCGACAAGCGCGATCACCTGGGCGAGGAAGAGGTGGCGGTAAGTGCGGTTGGCGAGGACTTTCAGCATGACTTAGATCTGAGCCCACTCATCGACAGCGGATGTTGCCACGGCTACCGCCGGCTGCGCCGAAAGGAAGTGATCGGGCTCCAGCCCATGCAGCGCGCCGAGCAGGATGGCGCTTGGAACGAACAGCCAGGCATGGGCGGACCCCTGCGCAATCAGATCGGCGAAAGCGGGCATTGGCAGACCTCAGAGATATTTCGTGATCGACTTGAACTCGTCGATTGACTGGCGCTGGTCGCGAGGAAGTGCGCCGACCGTCTCCTCGAGACAATGGTCCAGGTGGTCCTGGATTAGCGTCCGCTTCGCCTGCGTGATCGCCTTCTCCACCGCGTGGAGTTGCTGGGCGATGTCGAGGCAGTGCCTGCCGCCCTCGATCATGGCGATGACGCTTTTCAGATGTCCTTCGGCTCGTTTCAGCCGCTTGACGATTTCCGGATGGGTTTCGTGCCTGTTCTCTGTCATGGCTCCGTCCTATCCCCCTGGAGGGGATATTGCAACCATGCAGCCTTACTCGAATGCGCGAACACCAGTATCAGTGCGGCCATGTTGCTTCGTCCGGGCCTGCGACTGCAGACAATTCTCGCCGCCTTCGCGGCCGTCATTGCCATGCTGATGTACGCGTTGTCAGCGCCGAGCTCCCATTCACCGCGCCTGCATTCCGCCAGCGTGAAGGTAATGGATGCTGGCAGGCATTACGATCATGGCGACCACTCCCATGACGACTTCGAGCTTGCCGATGCGGCGGGAGACGTCACATACCACCACCATGCCGACCATACGCATGAGAAGGCCGAACTTGCGTTCGATGGCAATCACGGGTGGTTCTGGCGTAACCGCACGAGCGAGCCGGCGACCGTCACCTTGAAGACGAGGGTGCATAGTCGGACATCAAGCGCATGATGTAATTCGAGGGGGGCATGTCGCCGGCGGCACACGCCGGCGACAGCTCGCCACCGGCCAACAGGCGAGCATTGTCAGGGCCTGATTTGAACGAGGTCCGGCACACGATGTGTCCTAGCCGGAACCAAGCATGGAATGCAGGCGTTAAACTTCATTGCGCAACTGACAAAGAATCATGAGTTCTTCCGTGCCCTGTCGAACCGCAATGGTCGCCGCCGTTCTCGTCGCTCTGGCACCGTTGTCAGCCCATTCCGCCAGCAACACTGTCCGGGCTGTGGAAGAATTCCACCACATTTGTCTGGCCGAGGGGCCGGATTTCCTGCGGATGAGCCAGGATGCGTATGGTCGCGATTGGGAATTGCTGGCCGAAGTCGCTTTTGATGACCTGGCACCGATCGCCAATCCGGACATGGTCCGGGTCTGGCTGACGACCAAACCCGATGGTGGTCTGCCGGCGGGGACCATCATCGCCTTCACCGAAGCATCGCTCGACGGCAAGCCCGTACATACATGCACATTGGCGCTACCCCACATCGATCCGGGAGAGTTTCAGAAGGCTTTCTTCACCCGGACAGATGCCGAAAAAATCTCTGAAGAGCGCAGCTCAGCGGAGGTAAACCGGCTCTACATCCTCATGGTTTCTGGGCGGCAGCAATTCGTCCGAATGGTGCTTCCAACTTCAAGCACCTCTGGAAAGCCGCTCATTGTCGCGAGCTCGATTATGAGACGAGACATCGTCGAGAAGAACGGTACGAACGAATAAGCAACAGCCCGGATAGAGGCGGCCGTTTTAAGTTCGCCCTGCTCAGCGCAACCGGAGAATGTCGGCCAGCCGATCCTGCTTTCTCTCCGTTGGGCCGAGGTCCATCCCCGACAAGACATCCTCCAGATGCCTCTTCATCAGGTCGGCTGCCCGCGACCCGTCGCCGTTTGCTATCGCTTCGACCAAGGTTTCGTGAGCATGGCTCTCGCAGGTCGTCTCGCGCCTTTTCCAGTAAAGCGCCACCACCAGCGACGAGTTGGAAACCAGCTCGCGGACGAAATCCGTCAGGACCGTATGGTTGGCGATCTCGGCAATTTCTATGTGAAATTGTGCAGATGCGGCGATCGCCTGGCTCGCGTCGCCTGAGCTGACCGCCTCGTGTTCGACGTGCATGTGCTTGCGCAGCTTGGCGATGTCTGACTTCTTCGCGGTCTCGGCTGCAATTGCTGCAACTTTCGGTTCGATCAGTATGCGCGCCTCAAAGACTTCGCGCGCTTCTGCCTTGCTGGGACTGGAAATGAATGTGCCGCGATTTGGCTGCAGACGCGCTAGCCGGTCATGGGTCAGCGCTTGAAGCGCTGATCGTACCACGGTTCGGCTAACGGCGTAGATCGACGCGAGCTCGTCCTCCGGAAGCTTGGTGCCCGGTGTCAGCCTGTGACTGACGATCGCATCGCGCAGGGCGATGTAGATCGGCCACCAACTGGTCTGTTTCTCCGCTGATCTGTCCTCGTTGAACATTGAGTTGCTTCCATAGCGTCCGTAACCTGGGATTTATTATCAAATTCTCATTGCGTCTACTGGTGTACCTCACTCCCGGCGAAGTTGGCCGGGCATTCGGAGCGAAGGGGACCGAAGTTGGCTGCGAAGCTAGAGCAACTAGAAACCAGTGCGCCTTCGAGCAGCAATTCCTTGGCAAAATTCCCCGCTTCACTCATTCGACTGTAATCAATGCCTGCCCGTCGCGTGCGATTGGCTGACCCCGCTTGAGCACAAGCTTGCGCTTGGGACGGGCCGCGACTGCTTCCGGGATCGTCTCGGCATCGATCAGCACCAGATCCGCATGGGCGCCCTCGTGGAGTCCGTAGCTTTCGAGTTTCAGCACGTCGGCGCCCCCCTGTGTGCAGACGTGCAAGGCGTATTCGACGTCGCTATCATTGCGGAAATTGTTGCGCAGGCCGATGAACAACGCGCGCTCGAGCATGTCGAGATTCCCGTAGGGACCCCAGGTATCGCGAATCCCGTCAGAGCCGGCGCACAGGCGGACGCCGGCTCGGCGCAGTTCGTCCGCGGCTGGAGCGGGCCAACCAGCCGGCGCCGTCGTAGCGATCGCGATGTCTTCGCGGGCCAACTGCTCCACCAAGGCATTGACGCGCAAACGATCGGTCATGCCAAGGCAAAAGGCGTGGCTGACTGTCACCTTGCCCCGCATGCCGAGCGCGCGCGTGCGCTCGATGATCAGCTCCAACGAAAACGCGCCGAGGGCATCGGGCTCATGCAGGTGAATGTCGATCGGTTTGCCGTGCTTCTCTGCAAGACCGAAGACCGCATCGAGCTGCCCCTTCGGATCCCGGTCGATGCCGCAGGGGTCGAGGCCGCCGACGACGTCGGCGCCGGCGGCAAGCGCTGCGTCCATGAGTTCCAAGGTGCCCGGACGGATCATCATGCCGGACTGCGGAAAGGCGACGATTTCCATGTCGACGACATCGCGAAAATGCTGTCGCGTCTCTGCCACGCCCTCGAAACACCAGAGCTTCTGGTCGGTGTCCACGTCCACATGACTGCGGATGGCAGTGGTGCCATGCGACGCGGCAAGGGCTACCTGCCGGGCCGATTGGCGGCGAGGATCGATGTCGAGTTCGCGGCGCAGCCGGCGCTCGGTCGATATTTTGTCCTCGAGAGTAGGCCCGGCCTGGTGGGCGTGCCATCCCATGCCCCACAGGGATTTGTCGAGATGCGCATGCGCCTCGACAAACCCTGGAATAGCGATCGCGCCGTTCCCGTCTTCCACTTTGACGTTCTCGGGTTCGCCGCTCCCAATCGAGGCAATTCGTCCGTCGCGAATCAGGATGTTCGTAGCTGCGCCGCCAAAGGGTCGAATATTTTTGAGTAGGAGTCCTGACATCTGAGCGCCGCCTAGCGTTCGAGTTTCTGAAGGGAGTGGTTTCCATCCTGGTCCGACGGGGTGCCGATCTCGGTAGCGCGGCTCTTGACAGGCGTCGGCTCGCCATAACCCGCAGCGATGTCGTGGTGAGCAAGTTCGGCGGGCTTCTTCAGCACAAACTGGCTGTCGGCAACGATGTAGTTGTCAGCATGCAGGCGCGCGATTGGCTGGTAGACCTCAGGAAGCACATAGCGACCACGTTCGTCTAGGCACTCGTCGCGCACATACATCTGCACGACTTCGCCGATGACGATCGTGCGGCGGCCGTAGTCGAGAATTTGCGAGACGCGGCATTCCATGGCGCAGGGCGATTCCTTGATGCGGGACGCCGCCACCTTGAGCGATGGCACGCTCGTCAGCCCTGAAACTGCGATCTCATCGACATCGCTGGGGAAATTGATGCCGGTGACAATCATCTCCTTGGCGATCGCCATGTCGACCATGTGGACGACGAATTCACCCGAGCGGCGGATATTGGCCACCGTGTCCTTCGAACTGCCGTCCGGCCGGGTTTGCATGCCGAGGATCAGCAGCGGCGGATCGTGGGAGAATACGTTGAAGAAGCTCATTGGAGCGGCGTTGTTGCGGCCGTGCTCGTCAACGGTGGTGACGAGCGCGATCGGCCGCGGCCCAACGAAGCTGCACAAGAGGCGGTAGCGGTCCTTTTCCGGGAGTTCGGCAAAATCGAAATCCATGGCTAGCTCCGTTCGGCTGCAGTGCGGCCGGCAAGTTGATGATCGATGCCCCGGACCAGGGCGGCTGGAGCATACTCGGCAAGCTTTCCGGCGTAGGATTTTGGCAGCGGAAACGCCAGATCTCCGATCTTCGAGGTGCGCAGTCCCATCCCCACAATGGCCTCGGCGAACTTTACTGCGGCGGCCACACCATCGACGACGGGAAGGCCGAGCCTTTCCTGCAGGTGCTTCGCCAGATTCGACATGCCGGCGCACCCGAGAACGATGGCTTCCGCCTGGTCATCGCGAACGGCCTTCTCGCACTCGGCAAATATGACGGCGCGCGCGCTTGAATCGGGGTTTTCGAGTTCGAGCACGGGTACGTCGGTGGCGCGCACCCGGCGGCAATGGTTCTGCATGCCGTAGCTGCGAACCAGGTGCTCCGACATGATCCGTGTACGCTCAAGCGTGGTCACGATGGAAAAGCTGGTCGCCAAAAAAGTTGCCGCGTGCATTGCGGCCTCGGCGACCCCCAAGACAGGCGACGCAGTAATTTCACGCGCAGCGAGGAGTCCCGGATCGCCAAAGCAGGCTATGACATAGGCGTCGGCCGGCACTCCTCCCCGTATCTCGTCGATCACCCCCATCACGCTGAGGGCCTCGTCGTAGTGCCCTTCGATCGATGCTGCGCCTGAGCGAGACGTCGCAAGGACAATCTCGCTATCAGCCGCTGCGACCTTACGAGCGGTATGCCCCATGAGCTCCGTCATGGCCGCAGTCGTGTTTGGATTTATCAGTTTGATGAGCATTTGGACCTCGTTGTATACAATTAGTAACACAATTAAATGCGATGTCTACAAAGCAATCTCATAGTCTCGTGCAGCATGAACATGCTGCTGGGCGCCTTTCCTCGCTTTTGTGGCGCAAAACGACCGCTGCGCTCGATGTCATCCTTCATACTCCGCCACTCCTCACGCGGCTTCGAGGGTTTCGTCAAACAAAAATAAAATACAATCTTGACCATGGATTGTATACATGAGACAGTGGACTTGTCTATACAAGAACGGCGCTAAAAAAGCCGAGGTGATCGACGCGCCGGGGAGCATTAAAAGAGGAGGAGCATCGCATGTCAGTGAACAGACGTACCTTCCTGCAGGGAGCAGGCGGCGCCGTGGCGTTGGCCTTGGCGCAGGGCGCATTGTCGAAGATTGCCTACGCACAGGGTGCGTCGGGCACTTTGCGGGTCGCCATCGCAAAACCAGCCGGCAACCTCGACCCGCAGAGCCACTACGCGATTTGGGCCATCCAGGACCTCATGTTCGAGCCGCTTGTGAAGTACGGCAAGGGCGGCCAGATCGAGCCGTGCCTGGCAACCGATTGGAAGATAGAGGACGGCGGCAAGACGCTGCATCTGACGCTGCGCCAGGGCGTCATGTTCCAGGACGGCACCAAGTTCGATGCCGCCGCGTGCAAATGGAACCTCGAACGCTGGATGGGGCTCGACCAGTTCAGTTGGATGAACTGCTCGAAGCACTTCCAGTCACTGGACGTCGTCGACGACTACCATATCACCCTGCATTTCAAGGACCCGGTCCTCGCGCTCATGCAGGAGCTCTCCTACACCCGGCCGACGCGCTTCCTTTCGCCCAAATCAGTTGGTGCCGACGGTAAGTTCAAGGAGCCGGTGGGCACCGGGCCTTGGGTTCAGGTCAGTGCGGACGACAGCCAGAGCGTCTTCGAGCACTTTGATGGCTATTGGGGCGACAAACCGACCTATGAGCGCCTCGAGGCCAAGGTCATCCCCGATGCACGGTCGCGAGTTGCGGCATTGCGCTCCGGCGAAATCGACCTGATCGGTGGATTCTGGATTGCGCCCTTGACCCCGGAAGAGGGCAAGCAGCTCGAGGCGGCCGGCGTCAACGTCGTCGTCGATCCGGGCAACGTCACGCTGGTGATGGCGTTCAATCCCGACCGCGCCGAGGCGCTCAAGGATCCGCAGGTGCGCAAGGCGGTCAGCATCGGCATCGATCGCGCGGCTATCTCCAAGGTGCTCTACCATGGCTACGCGAAGCCCGCCGGCAACATGTTCTCGGGCGCCTTGCCCTATGCCGGAACGCAATATGACCCGCCCGTGCGCGATGCTGCGGCCGCATCGGCGCTGCTCGAAAAGGCCGGTTGGACGGGAAGCCCCATCCGATCCAAGAACGGCAAGCCGTTGACGCTCGAACTGGTCGTCAGCCCGGACGCTGTGCCGGGGTCGCGTGTGATCGCCGAAGTCATCCAGTCCGAAATGAAGGAGATTGGCATCGATCTCGTGATCCGCTCGGTCGACCATGCCTCCAAGCACACCGACATGCTGGAGCAGAAGTACGATCTCGGCTTCTTCCTGACCTATGGTGCTCCCTACGATCCGTTCGGCTCCATCGTGGGCCTGTGCCTGTCGACCTTCCACAACGATGTCGAGGGCAAGCTGGTCACCGATCCAGTCAATCTCGATCCGTTGATCAATGCGGCGACGGCCGCGACCGGAGATCAGATCCAGCCGACGATTCAGAAGGTCTACGACTGGCTGCGCGACAACGACGCGATCGCGCCACTGGTCTACGTGCCGAGCATCTGGGCGCACTCCAAGCGGATCCAGGGCTTCACTAGTCCAGTGACCGAATACGACATGCCGTACGAAAACATCGTCTTGGCCGAATAACAGGAGGGTGCCTTGATCCACTTCATCAGCAAGCGGCTGAAGCATTCCCTGGTCCTTTTGTTCCTGGCGTCCGTGGTCTGCTTCACACTCGTGGTGTCGGCACCCGGCAATGTTGCCGTCCTGATCGCCGAGCTTCGGGGGGCCGTCGCCACACCCGGTTATGTCGAACAGGTTGCCGAAGAGATTGGACTGAACAAGCCACTGCTGATGCGCTACGTGGATTGGCTTGGTGACGCTGTTCGCGGGGACTTCGGCATCTCCTATAGAACCGGACAGGACGTCAGCGCGGACCTCGCGAACCGGATGTTCGTGACGGGAATCTTGATTGCGGGCTCGGCTGCGATCGCCACTCTGATCAGCCTGGCTTTGGGGTTCCTTGGTGCCTTCTGGCCCTACAAACTGCCGGACCGCGTTTCGCGCGGTCTGGCGCTCCTTGGCGCATCGACACCGACTTTCTTCGTCGGCGCGCTGATGATCTACGCCTTCTCCGTCACCTTCCAACTCCTGCCGTCGTTCGGTTTCGCCGGCCCGAAAAGCTGGATTCTGCCATGGCTCACCGTCGCCGTTCTGCCGGCCGCCGTCCTCAGTCGCGTCGTGCGGGTTGGGTTGGAGGAGGCTATGGCCAGCCCCTTTGTTTTGACCGCCAAAAGCAAGGGTCTCGGTCGCACCGCTATATTGTTTCGCGAGGCGCTACCCAACATCACGCCCCTCTTCATCAATGCGCTCGGCACCCAAGTCGGCTTGATGACTGCGACCGCCATCATCGTCGAGCCGCTGTTCGCCTGGCAGGGCCTGGGAGACTATTTCCTGGCCGGCGTGCGTTTCCGCGATTTCATGGTGGTGCAGGCGTGCCTGCTCATCTTTCTCACCTTCTTCATCGTGGTGAATCTGATCGTCGATCTGGCGGTTCTGCTGACCGATCCACGCATCCGCCGCCAATGGAGCTGATCATGAACATGCTCAAAGTTATTCTGGCCCGATTGAACAAGATGCCGCGCGCGGCGCTGATCACCATCGGCCTATTCGTTGCCCTTGGCACCTTCGCGCCCTGGCTGGCCCCGCAGGATCCGAGTGCTCAAAACCTTCTGGACGCGGGCATGGGGCCAAGTGCCGCGCATTGGCTGGGAACCGACAACCTCGGCCGCGACACTTTCAGCCGACTGATCATTGCCGCGAACACATCGCTGATCAGTGTTGGCTCGGTGCTCATCATTGCGATGACGATCGGCATCGCAATGGGAACGATCGCCGGCTACCACCGCGGCTGGGTGGACGATCTCTTGATGCGCATCGTCGACGTCGGCCTCTCCATCCCGAGCCTGATCATCGCGCTTGCGGTGATCGGCATCGTTGGTCCGGGCTACTGGACTATGGTGCTCGCACTGGCGCTCGCCTGGTGGCCCATGAGCGGTCGCATAAGCCGTGCGGTTGCCGTCAGCATCATGAGCAAGCCGCATATCGAGGCGTTGCGTGTGCTGGGTGCCAGCCCCTGGCGCATCTATTTCGGCCATCTTCTCCCCGGCACGATCGGTTCGGTGATGGTCTATGCGACGGCAGACGCCGGCACGGCCGCCCTGGCGGTCGCGACGCTGAGCTTCCTTGGACTCGGCATTCAGCCGCCGACGCCAGAGTGGGGCCAGATGCTTGTGGACGCATTGCCCTATCTCGAATCTGATCCGCGCCAGGTTCTCCTGCCTGGGCTTGCGCTCACGGCAGCCGTCATCGGCTTCAACACTCTCGGCGAATCCATCGCGCTCAACCGCATACCGAAACCCCTCACGAGGCGCATGCTTACAGCGCGTCGGCTTGAGGTCGTAAGCTGGAGCAAGGAGAATCCCGATGCGTGACGAACCGCTCCTGAACGTTAGCAATCTGACCGTTAGTTTGTTGACTGCGAAATCGGCGGTCCGCCCCGTCGACGGTGTCAGCTACTCGGTCCGGCAGGGCGAATGTCTCGCCATCGTCGGCGAAAGCGGCAGCGGCAAGACGGTGATGAACTTCGCGCCGCTCGG from Sinorhizobium mexicanum harbors:
- a CDS encoding aspartate/glutamate racemase family protein; the encoded protein is MLIKLINPNTTAAMTELMGHTARKVAAADSEIVLATSRSGAASIEGHYDEALSVMGVIDEIRGGVPADAYVIACFGDPGLLAAREITASPVLGVAEAAMHAATFLATSFSIVTTLERTRIMSEHLVRSYGMQNHCRRVRATDVPVLELENPDSSARAVIFAECEKAVRDDQAEAIVLGCAGMSNLAKHLQERLGLPVVDGVAAAVKFAEAIVGMGLRTSKIGDLAFPLPKSYAGKLAEYAPAALVRGIDHQLAGRTAAERS
- a CDS encoding ABC transporter permease yields the protein MELIMNMLKVILARLNKMPRAALITIGLFVALGTFAPWLAPQDPSAQNLLDAGMGPSAAHWLGTDNLGRDTFSRLIIAANTSLISVGSVLIIAMTIGIAMGTIAGYHRGWVDDLLMRIVDVGLSIPSLIIALAVIGIVGPGYWTMVLALALAWWPMSGRISRAVAVSIMSKPHIEALRVLGASPWRIYFGHLLPGTIGSVMVYATADAGTAALAVATLSFLGLGIQPPTPEWGQMLVDALPYLESDPRQVLLPGLALTAAVIGFNTLGESIALNRIPKPLTRRMLTARRLEVVSWSKENPDA
- a CDS encoding nickel ABC transporter substrate-binding protein; translated protein: MSVNRRTFLQGAGGAVALALAQGALSKIAYAQGASGTLRVAIAKPAGNLDPQSHYAIWAIQDLMFEPLVKYGKGGQIEPCLATDWKIEDGGKTLHLTLRQGVMFQDGTKFDAAACKWNLERWMGLDQFSWMNCSKHFQSLDVVDDYHITLHFKDPVLALMQELSYTRPTRFLSPKSVGADGKFKEPVGTGPWVQVSADDSQSVFEHFDGYWGDKPTYERLEAKVIPDARSRVAALRSGEIDLIGGFWIAPLTPEEGKQLEAAGVNVVVDPGNVTLVMAFNPDRAEALKDPQVRKAVSIGIDRAAISKVLYHGYAKPAGNMFSGALPYAGTQYDPPVRDAAAASALLEKAGWTGSPIRSKNGKPLTLELVVSPDAVPGSRVIAEVIQSEMKEIGIDLVIRSVDHASKHTDMLEQKYDLGFFLTYGAPYDPFGSIVGLCLSTFHNDVEGKLVTDPVNLDPLINAATAATGDQIQPTIQKVYDWLRDNDAIAPLVYVPSIWAHSKRIQGFTSPVTEYDMPYENIVLAE
- a CDS encoding ABC transporter permease: MIHFISKRLKHSLVLLFLASVVCFTLVVSAPGNVAVLIAELRGAVATPGYVEQVAEEIGLNKPLLMRYVDWLGDAVRGDFGISYRTGQDVSADLANRMFVTGILIAGSAAIATLISLALGFLGAFWPYKLPDRVSRGLALLGASTPTFFVGALMIYAFSVTFQLLPSFGFAGPKSWILPWLTVAVLPAAVLSRVVRVGLEEAMASPFVLTAKSKGLGRTAILFREALPNITPLFINALGTQVGLMTATAIIVEPLFAWQGLGDYFLAGVRFRDFMVVQACLLIFLTFFIVVNLIVDLAVLLTDPRIRRQWS